From Acinonyx jubatus isolate Ajub_Pintada_27869175 chromosome E2, VMU_Ajub_asm_v1.0, whole genome shotgun sequence:
AGGAGGCGGTATGGTTAGCTTCCGGGAGAAAGAACCCAGGCTAGACCATACAGAGACGGTCTTGGAGGCAGACCGGAGATACGGCCAAGGCAAACACCACACTGGAAGCCAAAGGTGGACCGCAGCCTGAGAGGTGGCGGGGGGGGAGCCACAGGGAAAAGGCTGGAGGGGAGACTGCATTAGTTGGAGTGAAACGGAATGGGGGGGTTCCGGGTTGGACCTCGGACCATTGAACGGTTGGCGACTAGACCCCAACAGGGGTTACAGCAGTTAGGCCGCCATGGCGGGGGTCAAAGTACAGCCCAAGGCCGGACAACAGACCAAAGCTCAAGGGCCTGACCACAACAGAAAGTTCTGAGGTTAGGCCAAAGTGGAAAGGTCCAAGGTTAGACGTTGGTGGAAAGCCGGAGGCTGGCTGCGGGAGGCCCGGAGGGGAGGCTACAGGACAAGGGTAGGAAAAACGTCGTTCGGGAGTCAGAACGCGACAGCAAGGGGGAGGTCAGACCACAGCCGGAGCGCAGCCGGCTGCACACAGAGGAGAGGGTGAGGCAGTGAGGAGAGCGGGCCCTGCGGGAGGGCAGAGGTTAGATCACTGGGCGGGGGTGGAGGCAGATCTGGGTGAGGCCACAGCGAAGGGACAGAGTCAGACAAAGCACGAGGAACCAAGGGCTGAAGTCAGGAGGCTGAGGGCGGGCTGGGGCTGACAGATGCCACGTCGGAACCCCCTTTGCCATGATggtgcccccccccaaccagCGGCCTCTGCTCCTGGGACTGTCCTTGGCCAGCGAGAACCTCCTCCCAGAAACAGGCCACTCCCTCCTCCAAGAGGGGGCCTGCAGCCAACGATCCCTTTGTGCGAACGATGGGCTCAGGCTGCAGGGCTCCCGTGGGGTCGGGCCTTTGAGGCCACCTCCTCGCGTGGCTACTCCCCGTGGCCTCTGACGTGTTTCCCGCGGGAGCGCGCCCTCAAGAAGGCGGCTGAGCgaacacccccaccccaggcgccGCTGCAaggggccccccccccccccccgacctgaGGAGCCCAGCTACCTGCAGGATGTGCACGCCCTTCAGGGAGACCACGGCGAGCTCCCGCAGCCCGTCCCCGGTCAGGTCCACGTGTGCCAGCGCCAGCAGTGGGCTGGAGAAGTCTCTCTGCCACAGCAAGCAGAATCCCCGCTCGGCCTCGGGGAGCCCGGGCTCCGGGCCGAAGTACTTGTAACAGAGGAGCTCCTGTGCAGGGGGGCGAGGGGTTAGGACCGCGCGGGGACGCGGGGCGGCgggagggggccgggggtggCAGCCCCACCCCTCTGGTCCCACCTGTCCGTAGGTGGCCACCAGGACTTCGGGCCGCCCGTCCAGATCTACATCGGTGACCAGGCCACAGAGGACGCTGTCAAACTGGTCACTGCCGGGCAGGAGAAGCTGGTCCTCAAGGCCCCGGCTCAGCAGGTCCCTGAGGGTCACGGAGGCGGTGGGGGGGACCGCGGTCGCACCACGGCGCCCGCCGCCCTTGGCCCACgccgctcccctgctcaggtCTGGACACACCGCTCCTCCTCGGCACCCTCGTCTCCGACCCGGACGTCTTCACGTCCGTCAGACTGCTCACGCAGACTGTCAACCGATATGGACGCCCATCTCTGTCCCCTGGAGGCGGGGCCATCTCCCTCCCGAACGGAAACCCACTTTATTCCTTCTGGTGACACCCTGGCCTCCGGTCCGGACACCCACATCGCCTCCCTGGAGCCTGGGAGCTGGGTTCCAGCTCGGACATCAGGTGAGCCACCGCGGGCTAGCACTGCGTCGGCGGCTCAAAATCCGCCATAGCGGGAGTAAGTTACACCCCAGAAGCTGGCAAACGCTACAAGTCAGGGCTTCCTCACCCAACGAGCCCGCGGTTAAACGTTTGCCAACACGCTCGTCCAGGGGGAGCAGACATCTGTGTTCCCGTCCCAAGGCTTCGATGGATCCGCTACGAGTTCTAGACCCAAACACTCGCACTCCCCCTCCCTGGGGCACGATCACCTTTACCTGCCCAGCCCTGGACAACCTCACCCGAGGGGGCTTCCTCCTGAGAACGACCCGGTGCGGGAGCAGGAGGTCAGGCCGCCCCTGTGAGTCCGCCGTGCGGGCCGCTCACCGATATACCACGGCTGGTTCCAACATGCTGGCCACGAGCACGCTGTACTCTTCCCGCTGTGGCCGGTCCTGGGTCTCTGGAGACGGGACACGCGTGGGGCGGGGCCTGAGgggacaggctccaggctcctcctcgccatccctcctcccctgccccaccgcTCTAAAAGAGGAGGGAGACCCCACCTTCGCCGTGCTATGAAGGGAAGCTTCGCGGTAGACAAGATGATGGGAGGAACAGGTGTGagaccagagagggagggagacgagTAAGGAACGACCCGAGGGGCGGAAGGCAGCCTGCAGGGGTCAGGCGAACGGAGCCGTCAGAGAAGGGCAGGCCACAGCAAGAGGAACAGAGCaacaggcaggagaggggagcctgggttggGGGGGCAGCGCTGAGTCCCCAGGAAAAGCTTGGGGGCAGACagcagcaagagacagagtgaggagGCCAGAGAGGGGGATCAGAGGAAGTCACAATGTGAGGGCTGACGGTTAGACGAAGGAAAAGCAGAAGGTCAACTCCAGGGTAAAGGACGCAGATTAGAATCCAGGGGCAAGTGGCTGAAATGAATGTgagggcacagaggggagggagggagcatgggAGGGATGGGCAGGGGCTGGACGCTCCGGGAGAGGGGTGTGAATCTGGGAGTGGGGAGCTGAGTCTGCAgggtcaccccccaccccagagctcaCCCTCGGGGGCTGAGAGGCTGAACACGATCACTCGGGAGATGGGGCCGTCCTGCAGGATGGTCCATGTCTGCAGAACCTCTGTGTGGGGGGTGAGGAGTCAGGGCCCCGCCCgcccacccaccccgccccctgcccggcCCCCATCCTGCCCATCACCTTGACTTCGCTGGTCCACGTGGGCAACTCGGACATAACCGCTCTGACAACCCAGAGCGGAGAGTCGCCGGGATGTGCCGGGGAGATTGTGGACATCAAGCCAGAGGACGCTGGTGGGTGGGCAGGTGGACGGAGGGGTCGGAGGGCATCATCAGATACTGGCCCCACATTCTGCCTCCCCAGGAGCCTCCGCCCCCTTCCTGTCGCCCTGGGGCCCCGCTGGGCCTGATTTCTCTCTGGGATCACCACTCGCCATCGACTTCGTGTGTATGGCCGGAGTTTTCTGAACTCACCTCCCCTGCCCAGTTTCTCTGAGGTCATCTCTGTCTCTACCGTCCCTGAGGGCTTTGCCACCACTTGATTTCTCGGAGGCCGCCTCCCTGGGGCCCCGCTGGCCTCTTTCGGGGGCTCTCTTACCTACTGGTCAGATTTGTGAGCTCCGGGAAGAGGTTTTCCACGGGATGTTCTTCAAACTGATGCAGCCCCTCGTTCTGGGGGAACGAAGACCGACCCCCCTGACTTGAAACGTGTTGGTGGCCAGTCTCACGCGCAGACCCCGCACCAGCCCATGGCAGCCCGAGAGAGCAGGGCTCTGCCCGCCacacctccctctgcctcacctCCTTGTAGAGATGAATGGCCGGGTCATTCCCACTCAGGAGAAACACTGTGTCCAGCTGGTTCCCAACCTGGACCCTGAAAGCAAAGAAGTCTAGAATGCCTGTGAGGTAGAGTCCACGTATAGAATTTTCCAACCTTAGAATCATAGAAACGTTCTGTTTCTAGAGCCCTTCCTTGCCTGCTGGAGTCCTCATTCTGGACGTGGGTTCAGGAATGGAACGTGGAGAGCTCTAGAAAGGGTCGCAGAAACCCAGAACGCTAGAAACTCTTTAATCTAGAACTCCACTGTTCCTCAAGTTCTGTTTCCTGTCTCCTTTGAAATACCAGAACTTTTAGAAATTGCCACGGTGGATGTTCCAACTCGTAAAATGGCGCAACATCCAAATCCTAGAATCCAGAACATCAGTGTCTAGAATTCTCACCTGTTAAGACCAGAAGTTGGCAAACTATGACCTTCTGACCAAATCCAACTTACCgatttttgtcaataaagttaTACTAGAGCACAGCCACACCGTTCATTGACATAGTGTCGATGGCTGCCTTCTTCCTACAATGGCGGACTTGAGTTGTTATGATAAAGACCGGCCCTTAGCAGAAAAACTTTGCCAAGGGCTGTGCTAGACCACCGATGTCCTAGAATGGAATCTGGAGCTCTAGACTGGAATTCTCATATTTTGGGGTTCTAGAACCTCATATCCCAGATGGTCTGTATTCCACCTACTTGAAATACGAGACTATGAAACAGAAGAACGACTTTATCATCACGAAATCTCTGAATTACCAAACAGCAGAGCTTTCAGATCTTGGAATCTCAGAGCTTACGACTCCAGAAAACTTCGCCCCTCTGGGTCCTTGAGAGTCCAAGTCGAGAACCCCAGAACCTGAGCGTTCTAGATGTCTAGGACACAGGTGCTCAGTTATCGCTCAGAGGATCTAAATAGCGACCTTAAAAGCACCGTGctctaaagaacaaaacaagaggggcgcctgggtggctcagtcagttgagcgtccgactttggctcaggtcaggatctcacagtttgtgagttcgagccccgtgtcgggctctgtgctgacagctcagagcctggagcctgtttcagattctgcgtctctctctccgccccttccccgctcatgctgtgtctctcaaaaatgaataaacattaaaaaaattgtaaaaaaaaaaaaaaaaaaaagaacaaaacggGAGTCTGACACTCTTCTGGTAGGTTTGCTGCCTCATTTGCTGCAGCctccccccctacacacacacacacacacacacacacacacacacacacactattgtaATACACCTGTGGCTTACATACTCTGCATGGCACAGCTGGAAAGGAGTGAACTGGAGTTCCAGGTTCAGGCAGCTCTCTGTAAGGGGAGCACACGCAAATAGACACCGGGGACCTGACAGGTCCCCCCTCCCATcttccccatccctccttccccgGAGCCCACACTTACGGGCAATGGAGTCAAGATTGTACTCAGAGCCAGGCTCATAGTCGCAGTAAATGTTAAGGAACGGGCTGCCCTTGTCCCCTGAATCCTGGGATGGGAAACTGGCCTCAGGAAAGAGGGGCGGCaccaaggggcatctgggtgagaCTCAGGGGGATGCGCTGTGCGTGTGAGGAGAAGGGAATGGGTAGGTGGAGGGAGGCTGGATACCTTGATGAACGTGATCCCCACAACCAGGCCCCGCTTTGGGGGCGACTTGTTGAAGGTGTCGATGGAGACGATCTCCGCGTCCACTGGGAGGGGACAGTTCAAAGTTCGCGTTTCAGGCAGACTTCTGACCCCTCTATCCCCCATCATGGCGACCCCTGACCTCTAGTAATCGCTAATCTCCGACCATCTCTGCAATTATCATTACTTCTGGCTCCATGTGAGTCCTGATCATCATAACCACGGTACGAGGAATCCTGAACCCTAACCACTGACACCAATGCCTCCTGATCATCAGCCTTCACCCCTTTCAATCACCCGGATCCCATTCTCCCATCACGGGGACCCAGCTCAGGGCCTCAGAAGCCTTCTCAACACCACGTTCCAGGCCCCCCCGACCCCCTGGCGCCACGCACCGGGAATATAGTTGAACTGCAGCTCCTTGGCCACGGGCCGGATTTTCTGTCGGAGGTCCTGGTAGCGGAAGCCCAGCACCTTGCCTTTAAGGGTGGCGGCCAGCAGCTCCCCGCgcccgcccgcgccgcccgccaGCCCGTACACGTTGCTCTGCGACGAGAAGCGCGTGAAGCTATCCTCGCGCAGCGGGCAAGGCCCTGCAG
This genomic window contains:
- the KPTN gene encoding KICSTOR complex protein kaptin isoform X1, translated to MGEAAVAAGPCPLREDSFTRFSSQSNVYGLAGGAGGRGELLAATLKGKVLGFRYQDLRQKIRPVAKELQFNYIPVDAEIVSIDTFNKSPPKRGLVVGITFIKDSGDKGSPFLNIYCDYEPGSEYNLDSIAQSCLNLELQFTPFQLCHAELENSIRGLYLTGILDFFAFRVQVGNQLDTVFLLSGNDPAIHLYKENEGLHQFEEHPVENLFPELTNLTSSVLWLDVHNLPGTSRRLSALGCQSGYVRVAHVDQRSQEVLQTWTILQDGPISRVIVFSLSAPEETQDRPQREEYSVLVASMLEPAVVYRDLLSRGLEDQLLLPGSDQFDSVLCGLVTDVDLDGRPEVLVATYGQELLCYKYFGPEPGLPEAERGFCLLWQRDFSSPLLALAHVDLTGDGLRELAVVSLKGVHILQGLASDAPARVALCPSAQPGPGLGAGPDPASASSAAEETTSVTEAWGRGGSRAC
- the KPTN gene encoding KICSTOR complex protein kaptin isoform X2 — translated: MGEAAVAAGPCPLREDSFTRFSSQSNVYGLAGGAGGRGELLAATLKGKVLGFRYQDLRQKIRPVAKELQFNYIPVDAEIVSIDTFNKSPPKRGLVVGITFIKDSGDKGSPFLNIYCDYEPGSEYNLDSIAQSCLNLELQFTPFQLCHAELENSIRGLYLTGILDFFAFRVQVGNQLDTVFLLSGNDPAIHLYKENEGLHQFEEHPVENLFPELTNLTSSVLWLDVHNLPGTSRRLSALGCQSGYVRVAHVDQRSQEVLQTWTILQDGPISRVIVFSLSAPEETQDRPQREEYSVLVASMLEPAVVYRDLLSRGLEDQLLLPGSDQFDSVLCGLVTDVDLDGRPEVLVATYGQELLCYKYFGPEPGLPEAERGFCLLWQRDFSSPLLALAHVDLTGDGLRELAVVSLKGVHILQHSLVQASELVLTRLRHQVQQRRRRQSQRPGDGVGPEPAETPGS
- the KPTN gene encoding KICSTOR complex protein kaptin isoform X3, which translates into the protein MGEAAVAAGPCPLREDSFTRFSSQSNVYGLAGGAGGRGELLAATLKGKVLGFRYQDLRQKIRPVAKELQFNYIPVDAEIVSIDTFNKSPPKRGLVVGITFIKDSGDKGSPFLNIYCDYEPGSEYNLDSIAQSCLNLELQFTPFQLCHAEVQVGNQLDTVFLLSGNDPAIHLYKENEGLHQFEEHPVENLFPELTNLTSSVLWLDVHNLPGTSRRLSALGCQSGYVRVAHVDQRSQEVLQTWTILQDGPISRVIVFSLSAPEETQDRPQREEYSVLVASMLEPAVVYRDLLSRGLEDQLLLPGSDQFDSVLCGLVTDVDLDGRPEVLVATYGQELLCYKYFGPEPGLPEAERGFCLLWQRDFSSPLLALAHVDLTGDGLRELAVVSLKGVHILQHSLVQASELVLTRLRHQVQQRRRRQSQRPGDGVGPEPAETPGS